The Bombus terrestris chromosome 6, iyBomTerr1.2, whole genome shotgun sequence DNA window ACATTTAATAGACTAGCAATTAAATCTAGGAGATCATCACCAGCAGCAGTAAATATATGTTTTAGTGGTGTACCAGGAAAAGGTTTGAATTGGATAAAATCTGGTAATTCTGTCATTCCTGGCCATGTTTCTTCAGTGGGTGTACCTAATGTCTGAAAAtgatgtatgtaaatatatgaaaataattgcaaTTAAGAACTTTTTTAGGTTACAATAAAGAGGATATACCTGAAATATTCTAGTAAGCTGATCCAGATCAGATTCGCCAGGTAAAAATGGTACACGTAATAACAGTTCTGCTAATATACAACCAACTGCCCACATATCAATTCCAGTACCATATAATCTCGCACCATACAACAATTCAGGTGACCTATACCACCTTGTTACTACCTGATGGGTGTTTATTCGATTAGGTGAACCAAAAAATTTGGCCAAACCAAAATCACCAATTTTCAAAACACCTTCAGAGTTAACCAGTAAATTATTTGGTTTCAAATCTCTGTGCAATATCCaattataatgtaaataatCCAATCCTTGTAAAGTTTGGATCATATATGCTTTAATGTTTGCAGCtgttaatactatattactATCCTTTATTATTATCTCTAAATCTGTATCCATAAAGTCAAATACTAAGGAGACATTTGACTTGTGACCAAAAACATCTAAAATATCAATAACATGATATGAATGTTGactacataatataaattcttgcaacgtatgtatacatttatataccTAATAAACCTATCACATTATCGTGTTTTAATTCttgcaataatttaatttctcgtAATGCAGTTCTATTTATACCATCCCTAGCCTCTGCGCGACTTCCAACTTTAATCTGAAATTGTCATAAATGACACTTCAAGAACTAACATTTGATCAGCGTATAAAATCATTGTGAAATAACAAACCTTCTTCACAGCAACAATTTTGGACGTTTCAATATCTTTGGCTTTATAGACAGTAGCGaactgaaataaaattcataaatatatttacgatattaatAACGAAGTTTATAATCTTTAACTAACCTGTCCTTCTCCTAAGAAATCAATTTTCTCATATCTTCGCAATTTTTCTGTcatatttactaaatataataatacttttatttttttcaaaaataaattatttaaaaatattttacataataaatcTATCTTGTATCATTCATGAGCGTACTTCGTTCAATGTGCTTCAAAATGAAACGTATATGAAAACCTTGTGTCGTGTCCTCGTGCCATCGTGTCGCTGTATTCGCCAATTTGCACATGTTTGAACATATCCTGGTATTTAactgaaatatgtaatataattttgggATATTCTAAttgatatagaaataataattttatatagaaattaataatatttaatctttaCTAATACTTTAAAAgacctttcttttttaacaaattattttgaaacaggatatgaaaaattttaaatatttctttttgttttatgtcAAAAGAAATAGATAATCTATTATTAATGACTATCGTTTATATATCGTTTATATatgtttttacattttttgtcCTCCTATGTATTCAAATAATTGTATATGATGAAACACTAACATACATTTAACACTTAAAAGTTATCATCAAATAACGTCAATGCTATGATAAGCGAAATTTCACCCCAACATAACCTTTTACTTTAGTACTCAATAAAATCACACAAATGCAACtgaatttcttattattatccAATATTAGATATTGTTCGCAATTATAGATAACATTGCAATGATATTAATACGCTACTATTAGAACAAAATTCTTATGGAGTAAAATTTTGTCCTTGATGCTCTTCAAggatacattattattaaaaaaccgTATAGGATAAACTtagaaatgttaaatattaaaattttatatgtagTAAATATACTTATTGTTAAGAAACTAGTATTACCATCGGCGCTGCATTGTAATCAAACTTTTTAATAGTCGGTATAATATGAGATAAAAAAAAGCACTGATAAAGGAGAAATGTAATAATTGTCATGCAAGATCATTCGACTGTTACATAGAGGAAAGGAACGATATAACCATTTACGATAGTAAAGCAGGGATAGTCGCGCTATCATAATTAAACTTTCTAAATTTAACGACGTTCTTGGGACATCTTCCTTTAAGTTTACACATTTAATGAATGTGTTCTTTCTATATCACATTGCCAAATGTTAAACATCAAGACATAAGAGATGTTATTGCGAAAATATTATCAGACTTTTTAGTGGAGACAGACATTCAAATTACGAAATGAATAGTttgaagaaaataaacgaagtaaacATAACAGTATAGAAACTGCGTTGAAATCATCATGAAAATAAACCAAAACATTTGTTCATTCATTAATGAATGTATTCATAATCAGACTGCTGACGttcatgcatttatgagaaactgaaatatgcaaaaatctacagcaaaatattaaatatatatttatttatttattaggatATTTAGGTTCCATATATTTaactgtatttataaaaatatacataaatatgcgTAAACATTCATAGTTTAATTACAATATACGTGTAACCTGTATTGATCTTTATGCTTGACGTCGTTAATATAGCTACTTGCCAAATAACAAATAGGATTATGTTATTCGATTATTGCAATGAAATGATATAATTCAATATTCATTACTAATATACATAATtagtttttatgtatattttattcagaAAAAAGTATGTAATCGTGATTTGTGatctatattaaatataaaattgtacaagtGAAAAAATGGAAGGTGTTTACTTTTTATTGgcaaattttttgttttttatttattatttattatgctatgaacaagtataataaataattacaataattgatATATCCTTAATTTAATTCCATTAGTTACTCGTGCAAATGACAATCATAccgatacaataataatataggaatCCTTTTTTGTAATTGGGTCAAGCCGGATTACAGCTAACAAACaaagattttattaaaactaaataatttgtaatgATTCATCACATAATGTATGTGTATGTGGTATATGATATGTTTCAGAAGTGAagacatttcaaaaatttcaagaCATTATAATTATGGAACTTAATCATGTCAAGTTTCTGCATAGAGCAAAAAAGTAAACACTTTTCCTTGTAGTCTTCTACTTTCATATCAGTTTCAAACGATGAAACACAACATATACAGTCTAACCAATATTTCACGTATAATCAAATACACATACATGTATCTAAGCGATAATCGGTACGTTTTCCCCACGAAAGAGTGCAAAAAGTGTTTCTCGAATAACGAAGTCGTAGTAGGAATTACGAAATTGAGAAGAGTTTGGAAAGGCTATTTATAAGAGATAGGGGTGAGCAACTTTCGAAACTATCCACGTTCGAGCAACTGtcgtattaattaaacaaatgaatATAGCTGCCGGGCTTATCGAACATCAAAGACGAGAAATCGCGAGTAGGATGAATGGTAGCCCACTGCTAAGCCGGCTACAGTAGTAATCCAGTGCAACGGCGAGCGGTATCGCGCGGAGAACATGTCATCCGTCAAAATTCTCGTCCTTTTAGTGGTCGTTCTGTCAGGTAAACGAAGTCACGTGGATCTTTTCGTTAACGTCTACTAAAGATCGACTACTAAAGTGAACCGAACGTTCTTCttattgtatatacatttcaATCTATTTGGAATTTATCTTCATTGTGACCTTACCGAATTTTATTCAAGCTTTATGATAATCGACTTTAGTTTATGATCTTTTTAAGGTTAAGATGAGTGTGCGACTGTTTGAATAATGTACTTCTATATTTcgttttcaacaaattttgttTCCTCGTGGTTCTAGCGTTCGCGCATTCACAAAACACACTGTTCAACGATGTGCAATCGGTCATCAAGTCCATGTTCAAGACCACCCGTGATCCCGCTATGTTCAATCTGTACACCAGGTATGTAGAACATATAGTATTTTTGTTTGGCGATTTAAAGGAAGTTTATATGTTATGACTGAAGTTAGCTAGGCGAACATAGTTATCCACGAGGGTATAACTCCTAGTCGTCAAAAGGAAAGAAGTTTGTTCAGTGTTAATATTCTTTAATGCCTGTTATGTCATATACAATGTTAATATGCTTTATTTCtcctattttatttactttattagtTCTTATATAATATCTCTCTACTGTCTCGAACAAACCTATTACagcgatttttttcttttttgatattttctcattctttccTTAAACATAATACATATTAACTTTTTCACTATAGTTTCCTCAGAATTGAAAGTTTTCTTGACATACAGTATGAAGACAGCTTTTACAAATCCTAACTAGGCACTGCGAGTACTTAAACTAATTAATTGTGGTTTAACACatataaatggaaataaaaatgattgtacattagaaatatttgtacatttttaatatatgatTATTCGATATTTAAGGACGTATACGCTCTCCATAGCGAAACGGTTAAAGACTAATGATGTCTCATAATATGCAACTTCTGCATAAAGTTCaagatttaattttaagatattttgGGAAAGAGAAGAGACGAAGCAAGGGCGAACGTGATACGTTAAAGAAAATCCGCGCTTCTCCTTGGCAACGCGCGGTTCGTGCTGCGAATTTTTCGTCCGTGCAGAGGCGAGCTTTATCGTTCGTCGTTCGTAAACGATGCatcaattttttaacgatacaTGCAATCAGCAAGCCGGCAAATTCTATTCTCAGCGCTGACGCTCCACTGACTATCATCGATGCGTGAATATCGTGGACGCGCCtccttttcttattctttttgcACTGCTTTGCCTTTTCTTGTTGATCGACTCGATCTAAAACCGGGAAGGAAAATTGAGGCGCCACTCGCGATGGCGGCGCCTCGAGAATTCCTCGTTCCGATTCTCGAAGATCGTTTCATAAAAACCACTCGAATCATTAACTCCATGGCAAACAAAGCgttttattgaaacaaaaatcGCAAATCAACGTAAGAAAGGTATTTTGACACTACGAATCTGAGATAGACTATGATTAAATTACATGCGAAATTATAATAACTTTTTTAGGAAGCACCGATGCTTTTTTGCTTACTGATAGATTAAATCATTTTATGTATGCTATGGTACAACAAGAATCACAAAGATTTCGTTACAGACGAGGAAGAATATCGGAAAAAGATGTAAGAGAATTTCGAAAAACATATAACAGTGgatttatgtaatattaaaaggttaggagaaattattaataaaagagCATTAAGTCAGAAGTATTTGGTATTATTAGCGGTTTCAATTTTTGTAGGATAATttgtagaataataataataaatagaataataatttgtagaatgtaattgtaaaataatttaattctaaaataataaaagagcTTTCCTTTTGCAAAGAGAAAATCCGTTTGGCGAGGAGCAGCTGTTTCTAAACAACACCGAGGTTCTTTACGCATCTCACTTCAATGAAAGTCGACCAACGAAATTCATTATTCACGGATTTAGTGACACCGGAAACGAAGCCTGGGTACGAGGTTTGATAGATGGTACGTAAACACGAGCCTTTCTCGATAATTAGCAGACAGACAATTTTTTGTCTCATAATATCGAATCATACTTATTCGTGGTACGAATTATAATTTCGatttaatgaaactttgtattcgtaataaagttagCATCGCTTTAAAACGAAGCGAAGTAGAGGCCGAGAAAACGAGaatgaaagaggaagaaggaaaagcGAGTTCTAAGGAATTTCTAGAAATGTCGATGGTGCCGAGGCagtgaaatttaattacaatcaGGGTCAATCCGTTTCGGTAAACACGGAATCGACGTCGTCAGGTTCAAGGGTCAGCACGATAACAAGTTAATTGATCACTTAACAAGTTTTTGCTCTCTCGCGTTAAGTTCCTGACGTAACTGTGAGAAATTTCGATTTAGaactttttcaaaatttccttAACAAATGTGTATTACCTTTTTGCCTTCTTTGTCCTTGCACGGTATATTTTGTAGTCAGAAATTGTCgcaaaacaattttatattcttcaaTTATTCCAGATACGCCTAAATTTCTTCTGCGTTACTtcgcaaaataattttattccatcATTTTAGTCCATCATTATCCCAACcatcgaaacgaaagaaatcataacataaaataatcatACTCCTGAAAGTATCACAAGCACGTCAACAATTAACTGCTTAGTAGGTATTTTGGCTTTCATGTGAATTATATTTGCATAACACTTGCAATTCTGCAATGATTgctaatatttgttttatttaaaacatttgttATAGTAATCCTAGATAACATATTTTAATTTGGGttaaattctatatatatggattatttatttattgaaaatatattctattaccttgtgaaatattttttactccTTTAAGTAAATACTATCAATTCACAGAGTTTTAGACTCTTTTTTTGCAACACCCTATATGTAGTTGCACGCTTCTTGACATTGAACTTGCGTCAGACTTAATCCAATGTCACGGTTTCAACGTTTTGAcgatttttaatatatcatctCTAATATCATTGACTCTAGtcgaacaaagttatatacgattgtGCGTGAATGATTACAGCGTATCTACTTCATGAAGATGTAAATGTGATAGTAGTTGGATGGGGAGTTTTGGCGGCCGACGTTTATCCAGTAGCGGCAAACAACACACGGAAAGTGGGCGAGTTTCTTGgagattttttagaatttttgaaTCGCGAGTCGAATCTTGAATACAAGGATGTTCACATCAGTGGTCATAGCTTGGGCTCACACGTGGCAGGATACGCTGGAGCTTACTTGGATGGACGTATTGGCAGAATAACAGgtatatttcgattaagatGTATTCATTGTTAATTTAGAGTTTGTTAACCCTCTATAACACCCAAATTAAGtttaagaaaaatatcgtttaataaaatatgtcgTCAAATATTTTCTAAGGAATTGCCACAgttttttttataattgaaatataattgaagGTATTTTATAGTTGAAGATTTTTAACATACATGTTTACattttaacatatatatttttaacatgtatatttattttaatatagctGCATCGtcatatacaataaaaataaattgccatattttattgaaaatattttttgtatagcGAAGGGTTGCTGGTGACTTGAAAAGATTGGACAACACTGCTCTATAGCGTCGTTTAATTTAAAAGTTATATAGTCATATCCACgaatctatattttttaaattacattttgctTCTTTATTATTGtactattgtattttattactatatcattatgtttatattaaataatttatttacaatagtttatttataacaaaatttcaCAGTTGTAAAGAGCTAAATTTATCGCACATTTGtgttatctatttttatttttaatatgatGTGATATGATTCGAAGGCCTAGATCCAGCTAGTCCGTTGTTTGAAACAGTCTTCGGAATTGTCGATCCAGAATACAGATTAGATCCAACCGATGCCCAATTCGTGGACGTAATTCATACGAGTGGTCCTGCCTTTGGATTTTTGGCTCCACTTGGCCACGCTGATTTTTATCCTAACAATGGGAAGTTTCCACAACCTGGTTGCTCGTTTCTACCAACTACAAGTAAAcatcttttttgtttcattaagcttccaacaaaattatttatgaaacagTGCACCTGACAaactttaattagaatttaacaaTCGTCGAACGTTTGTCAGCTTACTGCAGCCATTCGCGAGCTCATCAGTACATGACAGAGAGTATAGGCAGTACGGCTGGTTTTAAAGCAAGAACCTGTGAAAATTGGGAGAAATACATAGAGGGACGTTGCGATTACAATCCGATTGTTCTGATGGGAGAATACGCGTCCACGTCgtaagatatttaattttttttgatTTTGTGTCATATAAAAATTGAAGAGCTCATAATAAAAACGGTCCTCGTTTATGTTTGTCTTTTtcgaaaaaaatagaagaatattttaacatctttaatttctgttcaatattgtttgtttcatttctattccttttaacgaaatatttatcatattacACAATCGTTATAAATGTGTCAGTAATTATATCACAAAGaaactatatttaaataaatgataaagtTCTGGAATGTTGATAAAGATTACTTTGATAAAATTGAATTGAACATTATTATGCATTTAATTACCAAACTTAATTTCGTCTTAATCGTTTCAGGTTGCGAGGAAAATTTTACTTAACAACGAACGACGTACCTCCGTTCGCAATAGAATGAGCGAGAATGGACATTTGGAACAACTCTACATGATGATGGTCCTGTATTTGCGGCATCAAAATGATCTGTACTAGTCATTTACAAGTTACTTTATTTATGCAGCGTGCGCAATTTTATTCGAATtctacatttttcttcttttttttttttttaattaatcggaCGAACGAGATCGAAATCGGTGCTGAACCGGTATCATTTCATGTCGTACAACAAAAgtacaaattatattaattaaaatgacaCGTGTTAATGACACTTTCTCTCGTTCGCGTACTTTTGCAgaatgaaatagaaataaacGTTGTATTGGTTACTTTGAAATTTGTGTACTTTGTCATTCACATTATagcaaatattattacaatattcagAAATAATAGACGGATCATGAAATGAAGGTTTACGAAGAAATATGGAGCTgttgtattaataatataaggTAGTTGTGATTAATAAATGCAGAAATACAATATTAACAAGATAATAGAATATTCATGAACAATATCAGCGCAAGACCGACCAAATGTTGTACTGAAAACGTTCCTTCGGAAGATAATTCTGTACGATGAATCGAGTGTATTTTTCGTTGCTTTTAATAGTGCAATTAATTGCTACTTTGTGCGCTAATGAAAACAATCTCATCGGTGATTACTTTGCATTCAGAAAAGTGGAAAGAATCGTTGGATTCTCTTGCGACAACATGGAAAGTGCGTAGCAAAAGGTTTTCTATAAaacttctttttaattaaacacaCAGGATCTTATCTTTATTTCGTTAAAAACAGATAATTTTAAACTCGCAAAAACCCTCAACAATATGTACACCacgt harbors:
- the LOC100647261 gene encoding pancreatic triacylglycerol lipase isoform X2; protein product: MFKTTRDPAMFNLYTRENPFGEEQLFLNNTEVLYASHFNESRPTKFIIHGFSDTGNEAWVRGLIDAYLLHEDVNVIVVGWGVLAADVYPVAANNTRKVGEFLGDFLEFLNRESNLEYKDVHISGHSLGSHVAGYAGAYLDGRIGRITGLDPASPLFETVFGIVDPEYRLDPTDAQFVDVIHTSGPAFGFLAPLGHADFYPNNGKFPQPGCSFLPTTTYCSHSRAHQYMTESIGSTAGFKARTCENWEKYIEGRCDYNPIVLMGEYASTSLRGKFYLTTNDVPPFAIE
- the LOC100647145 gene encoding cyclin-dependent kinase 7; the encoded protein is MTEKLRRYEKIDFLGEGQFATVYKAKDIETSKIVAVKKIKVGSRAEARDGINRTALREIKLLQELKHDNVIGLLDVFGHKSNVSLVFDFMDTDLEIIIKDSNIVLTAANIKAYMIQTLQGLDYLHYNWILHRDLKPNNLLVNSEGVLKIGDFGLAKFFGSPNRINTHQVVTRWYRSPELLYGARLYGTGIDMWAVGCILAELLLRVPFLPGESDLDQLTRIFQTLGTPTEETWPGMTELPDFIQFKPFPGTPLKHIFTAAGDDLLDLIASLLNVNPLERCTCDQALQMPYFSNKPAPTPGPRLPLPTSVKRQPEEKPSLKRKLLESMDGATLAKRLQF
- the LOC100647261 gene encoding pancreatic triacylglycerol lipase isoform X1; the encoded protein is MSSVKILVLLVVVLSAFAHSQNTLFNDVQSVIKSMFKTTRDPAMFNLYTRENPFGEEQLFLNNTEVLYASHFNESRPTKFIIHGFSDTGNEAWVRGLIDAYLLHEDVNVIVVGWGVLAADVYPVAANNTRKVGEFLGDFLEFLNRESNLEYKDVHISGHSLGSHVAGYAGAYLDGRIGRITGLDPASPLFETVFGIVDPEYRLDPTDAQFVDVIHTSGPAFGFLAPLGHADFYPNNGKFPQPGCSFLPTTTYCSHSRAHQYMTESIGSTAGFKARTCENWEKYIEGRCDYNPIVLMGEYASTSLRGKFYLTTNDVPPFAIE